A genomic segment from Pseudomonas sessilinigenes encodes:
- the sthA gene encoding Si-specific NAD(P)(+) transhydrogenase — translation MAVYNYDVVVLGSGPAGEGAAMNAAKAGRKVAMVDSRRQVGGNCTHLGTIPSKALRHSVRQIMQFNTNPMFRAIGEPRWFSFPDVLKSAEKVISKQVASRTGYYARNRVDVFFGTGSFADEQTVEVVCANGVVEKLVAKHIIIATGSRPYRPADIDFNHPRIYDSDTILSLGHTPRKLIVYGAGVIGCEYASIFSGLGVLVELVDNRGQLLSFLDSEISQALSYHFSNNNITVRHNEEYERVEGVDNGVILHLKSGKKIKADALLWCNGRTGNTDKLGMENIGIKVNGRGQIEVDENYRTSVPNIYGAGDVIGWPSLASAAHDQGRSAAGSIVDNGSWRFVNDVPTGIYTIPEISSIGKNEQELTQAKVPYEVGKAFFKGMARAQIAGEPQGMLKILFHRETLEVLGVHCFGYQASEIVHIGQAIMNQPGELNTLKYFVNTTFNYPTMAEAYRVAAYDGLNRLF, via the coding sequence ATGGCTGTCTACAACTACGACGTAGTGGTGCTGGGTTCAGGCCCCGCTGGAGAAGGTGCGGCGATGAATGCCGCGAAAGCAGGGCGCAAGGTGGCAATGGTCGACAGCCGTCGCCAGGTCGGCGGTAACTGCACTCACTTGGGTACCATCCCGTCCAAGGCCTTGCGTCACTCGGTCCGGCAGATCATGCAGTTCAACACCAACCCGATGTTCCGGGCCATTGGCGAGCCGCGCTGGTTTTCCTTCCCGGACGTGCTCAAGAGCGCGGAAAAAGTCATCTCCAAGCAGGTGGCCTCGCGTACCGGCTACTACGCGCGCAACCGGGTCGATGTGTTCTTCGGTACTGGCAGCTTCGCCGACGAGCAGACGGTCGAAGTGGTTTGCGCCAATGGCGTAGTGGAAAAACTGGTGGCCAAGCACATCATCATCGCCACCGGCTCGCGCCCTTATCGCCCGGCGGACATCGATTTCAACCATCCGCGTATCTACGATAGCGACACCATCCTCAGCCTTGGCCATACCCCGCGCAAGCTCATCGTCTACGGTGCCGGAGTGATCGGTTGCGAATACGCCTCGATCTTCAGCGGCCTGGGTGTGCTGGTGGAGCTGGTGGACAACCGCGGCCAGTTGCTCAGCTTCCTGGACTCCGAGATCTCCCAGGCCCTGAGCTACCACTTCAGCAACAACAACATCACCGTGCGCCACAACGAAGAGTACGAGCGGGTCGAGGGCGTGGATAACGGCGTGATCCTGCACCTCAAGTCCGGCAAGAAGATCAAGGCCGACGCCTTGCTCTGGTGCAACGGCCGTACCGGCAACACCGACAAGCTGGGCATGGAGAACATCGGGATCAAGGTCAATGGCCGTGGTCAGATCGAGGTGGACGAGAACTACCGCACCAGCGTGCCGAACATCTATGGCGCCGGTGACGTGATCGGTTGGCCGAGCCTGGCCAGTGCCGCCCACGACCAGGGGCGTTCCGCTGCCGGCAGCATCGTCGACAACGGCAGCTGGCGCTTCGTCAACGACGTGCCGACCGGGATCTACACCATTCCCGAGATCAGCTCGATCGGCAAGAACGAGCAGGAGCTGACCCAGGCCAAGGTGCCATACGAAGTGGGCAAGGCGTTCTTCAAGGGCATGGCCCGCGCGCAGATCGCCGGCGAGCCCCAGGGCATGCTGAAGATCCTGTTCCACCGCGAGACCCTGGAGGTACTGGGCGTGCACTGCTTCGGTTACCAGGCTTCGGAGATCGTGCACATCGGCCAGGCGATCATGAACCAGCCGGGCGAGCTCAATACCCTGAAGTACTTCGTCAACACCACCTTCAACTACCCGACCATGGCCGAGGCCTATCGGGTGGCAGCGTACGACGGCCTCAACCGGCTTTTTTGA
- a CDS encoding glycerophosphodiester phosphodiesterase, with translation MTLIYGHRGAKGEAPENTLTSFQECLKHGVRRCELDLHLSMDGELMVIHDPTLKRTTDRRGKVVEHSAAELVTYDARRGGPGWVSPCPIPRLEELFEKCDFEHWQLEVKSASRTRAATTVLAIREMAQRFGLLDKVTVTSSSREVLKAAVELTPDLSRGLVAEYAWLDPLKVAQSYGCQMLALNWTLCTPERLQRAQRQGLHVSVWTVNEPALMRRLADFGVDSLITDFPGLASATLENY, from the coding sequence GTGACCCTGATCTATGGCCATCGCGGCGCCAAGGGCGAAGCGCCGGAAAACACCCTGACCAGCTTTCAGGAATGCCTCAAGCACGGCGTACGCCGCTGCGAGCTCGACCTGCACCTGTCCATGGACGGGGAACTGATGGTCATCCATGACCCGACCCTCAAGCGCACCACCGACCGGCGCGGCAAGGTCGTGGAGCACTCCGCTGCCGAACTGGTGACCTACGATGCACGCCGGGGCGGCCCGGGCTGGGTCAGCCCCTGCCCCATCCCGCGCCTGGAGGAGTTGTTCGAGAAATGCGACTTCGAGCACTGGCAGCTGGAGGTCAAGAGCGCCTCGCGCACCCGTGCCGCCACCACCGTACTGGCGATCCGGGAAATGGCCCAGCGCTTCGGCCTGCTGGACAAGGTCACCGTCACCTCGAGCTCCCGGGAGGTCCTCAAGGCCGCCGTCGAACTGACTCCGGACCTGTCCCGCGGACTGGTAGCCGAGTACGCCTGGCTCGACCCACTGAAGGTCGCCCAGAGCTATGGCTGCCAGATGCTTGCGCTGAACTGGACCCTGTGCACCCCGGAACGCCTGCAACGGGCGCAGCGCCAGGGCCTGCATGTGTCAGTGTGGACGGTCAACGAGCCGGCGCTGATGCGCAGGCTCGCCGACTTCGGCGTAGATAGCCTGATTACAGACTTTCCCGGTTTGGCCAGCGCCACCCTCGAGAATTACTGA
- a CDS encoding PilZ domain-containing protein: MSTLDEEDRREYYRIEDAIALEISPLSAHDAASKEVLQDESALFNLLSELHLSEFESQHLLRQVSERDRTLASYLKVMNKRIDLLGQVVAQTVLGKFGEPQRVILSEGGIEFGHHQSYPAGSHLALKLLLMPQALGLLLRAKVTHCEPQGFGTFEIGTEFEALTEAQRQLLARYIMQKQAQQRRLAREQNTPDTQ; the protein is encoded by the coding sequence ATGTCGACATTAGATGAAGAAGATCGCCGCGAATACTACCGTATCGAGGACGCGATCGCACTGGAAATTAGCCCCTTGTCCGCCCACGATGCGGCGAGCAAGGAAGTGTTGCAGGATGAGTCCGCACTGTTCAATCTGCTCAGTGAATTGCACCTGAGCGAATTCGAATCCCAGCACCTGTTGCGCCAGGTCAGCGAGCGCGATCGCACCCTGGCCAGCTACCTCAAGGTCATGAACAAGCGCATCGACCTGCTCGGCCAGGTAGTGGCCCAGACCGTGCTCGGCAAGTTCGGCGAGCCGCAACGGGTGATCCTCTCGGAGGGGGGCATCGAATTCGGCCACCACCAGAGCTACCCGGCCGGTAGCCACCTGGCGCTGAAACTGCTGCTGATGCCCCAGGCCCTGGGCCTGCTGTTGCGAGCCAAGGTCACCCACTGCGAGCCCCAGGGCTTCGGCACCTTTGAAATCGGCACCGAATTCGAAGCATTGACCGAGGCCCAGCGCCAGCTGTTGGCACGCTATATCATGCAGAAACAGGCCCAACAACGTCGCCTGGCCCGGGAACAGAACACTCCCGACACCCAATGA
- a CDS encoding lipoprotein-releasing ABC transporter permease subunit, which produces MFRPLFAFIGTRYTRAKRRNHFVSFISLTSMIGLALGVIVMIVVLSVMNGFDHEMRTRVLGMVPHATIESGEPISDWQGLAAKVKANPQVLAVAPFTQMQGLLTNNGQVQKVLLNAIDPAQERQVSIIDHFMQQGQLDALAPGSFGIVIGDKAANKLGVGLGDKLTFVAPEVSVTPAGMFPRMKRFIVVGIFHVGAGEIDGYLGLTNLQDLGRLHRWKPDQVQGLRLKFDDLFQAPRTAWQIAQELGENHFYARDWTRTHGNLYQAIRMEKAMIGLLLLLIVAVAAFNIISTLVMVVNDKKGDIAILRTLGATPGTIMAIFMVQGTVIGVVGTLIGAVLGMLAALNVSAAIAGLERLIGHKFLNADVYFIDYLPSQLMAEDVLMVCGAALVLSFLATLYPAWRAARTQPAEALRYE; this is translated from the coding sequence ATGTTCAGACCTCTGTTTGCTTTCATCGGCACGCGTTACACCCGTGCAAAGCGCCGCAATCATTTTGTGTCATTCATTTCCCTGACTTCGATGATCGGACTCGCCCTCGGCGTGATCGTGATGATCGTGGTGCTGTCGGTAATGAACGGCTTCGACCATGAGATGCGCACCCGCGTGCTGGGCATGGTGCCTCACGCCACTATCGAATCCGGCGAGCCCATCAGCGACTGGCAAGGCCTGGCCGCCAAGGTCAAGGCCAATCCCCAGGTACTGGCGGTGGCGCCCTTCACCCAGATGCAGGGTCTGTTGACCAACAACGGCCAGGTGCAGAAGGTGCTGCTCAATGCCATCGATCCGGCCCAGGAACGCCAGGTCTCGATCATCGACCACTTCATGCAGCAGGGGCAGCTCGATGCCCTGGCGCCCGGCAGTTTCGGTATCGTCATCGGTGACAAGGCCGCCAACAAGCTGGGCGTCGGCCTGGGTGACAAGCTGACCTTCGTCGCCCCGGAAGTCTCGGTGACGCCGGCTGGCATGTTCCCGCGCATGAAGCGCTTTATCGTAGTGGGCATCTTCCACGTTGGCGCCGGCGAGATCGATGGCTACCTGGGCCTGACCAACCTCCAGGACCTGGGGCGCCTGCACCGCTGGAAGCCGGATCAGGTCCAGGGCCTGCGGCTGAAGTTCGACGACCTGTTCCAGGCGCCGCGCACGGCCTGGCAGATCGCCCAGGAGCTGGGCGAGAACCATTTCTACGCCCGTGACTGGACCCGCACCCACGGCAACCTGTACCAGGCCATCCGCATGGAAAAAGCCATGATCGGCCTGCTGCTCTTGCTGATCGTCGCGGTGGCCGCGTTCAACATCATCTCGACCCTGGTGATGGTGGTGAACGACAAGAAAGGCGATATCGCCATCCTCCGTACCCTGGGGGCGACGCCAGGAACCATCATGGCGATCTTCATGGTCCAGGGCACGGTGATCGGTGTGGTCGGTACCCTGATCGGCGCCGTGCTGGGCATGCTCGCGGCGTTGAATGTCAGCGCTGCGATCGCCGGCCTCGAACGCCTGATCGGGCACAAATTCCTTAATGCCGACGTGTACTTCATCGATTACCTGCCGTCCCAGCTGATGGCCGAGGACGTGTTGATGGTCTGCGGCGCGGCGTTGGTCCTGAGTTTCCTCGCCACCCTGTATCCTGCCTGGCGTGCGGCGCGCACCCAGCCTGCGGAGGCGCTACGTTATGAGTGA
- the lolD gene encoding lipoprotein-releasing ABC transporter ATP-binding protein LolD translates to MSEKAILSCRDLGKSYEEGPESVVVLSGLQLELHPGERVAIVGSSGSGKSTLLNLLGGLDTPSRGSVWLAGEELSALGEKARGQLRNRALGFVYQFHHLLPEFTALENVCMPLLIGRTPIPEARQRATALLERVGLGHRLEHKPAELSGGERQRVAIARALVNKPGLVMLDEPTGNLDSHTAQGIQDLMLELSTSMRTAFLVVTHDMNLARQMDRVLHLQEGHLVAI, encoded by the coding sequence ATGAGTGAAAAAGCAATCCTGAGCTGCCGCGACCTGGGCAAATCCTACGAGGAAGGTCCGGAATCGGTGGTGGTGCTGTCTGGCCTGCAGTTGGAGCTGCACCCGGGGGAGCGAGTGGCCATCGTCGGCAGCTCCGGCTCCGGTAAAAGTACCTTGCTCAACTTGCTGGGCGGCCTGGATACGCCTTCCAGGGGCAGCGTCTGGCTGGCCGGGGAGGAGCTTTCGGCCCTGGGTGAGAAGGCCCGTGGCCAGCTACGCAACCGCGCCTTGGGATTCGTCTATCAGTTCCACCACCTGCTGCCGGAATTCACCGCCCTGGAGAATGTCTGCATGCCGCTGCTGATCGGCCGTACACCGATCCCGGAAGCCCGGCAGCGGGCTACGGCGCTGCTGGAGCGGGTTGGTCTCGGTCATCGCCTGGAACACAAGCCCGCCGAACTGTCCGGTGGCGAACGCCAACGGGTGGCCATCGCCCGGGCCCTGGTGAACAAGCCTGGGCTGGTGATGCTCGACGAGCCTACTGGCAACCTCGACTCCCATACCGCCCAGGGCATCCAGGACTTGATGCTGGAGCTCAGCACCTCGATGCGCACCGCCTTTTTGGTGGTGACCCACGACATGAACCTGGCCCGGCAGATGGATCGCGTATTGCACCTGCAAGAAGGTCACCTGGTCGCAATCTGA
- a CDS encoding lipoprotein-releasing ABC transporter permease subunit yields the protein MFRPLSIFIGTRYTRAKRRNRFVSFISMTSMIGLALGVLAMIVVLSVMNGFQREMSSRILGMVPHATIVGVKPIDDWQPVAAAALSNPQVTAAVPFTEMEGMLSYKGAMQPIQISGIDPAQEGKVSIVAQHIVQGSLQDLKPGEFGVVIGEITARRFRLNVGDKLTLIVPEVSSAPGGITPRMQRLNVVGVFKVGAELDGSMGLIHVADAAEMQHWQPNQVQSVRLAVKDLYAAPQVSASIAKDLGADFRADDWTHTQGSLFSAMKMEKTMIGLLLLMIVAVAAFNIIATLIMVVNDKGADIAILRTIGATPRQIMAIFMVQGTVIGIVGTLIGGVLGVLAALNVSELVGWLERISGQQIFSSDVYFVSNLPSELQGGDVALICSAGFILSFLATVYPAWRASKVEPAQALRYS from the coding sequence ATGTTCCGACCCTTATCGATCTTTATCGGCACGCGCTACACCCGCGCCAAGCGGCGTAACCGCTTCGTTTCCTTCATTTCCATGACCTCGATGATCGGCCTTGCCCTGGGTGTACTGGCGATGATCGTGGTGCTCTCGGTGATGAACGGTTTCCAGCGGGAAATGAGTTCGCGGATCCTTGGCATGGTGCCCCATGCGACCATCGTCGGGGTCAAGCCCATCGATGACTGGCAGCCGGTGGCCGCTGCGGCGCTGAGCAATCCACAAGTCACCGCGGCAGTGCCGTTCACTGAGATGGAGGGCATGCTGTCCTACAAGGGCGCGATGCAGCCGATCCAGATCAGCGGCATCGATCCGGCCCAGGAAGGCAAGGTCTCCATCGTCGCCCAGCATATCGTCCAGGGCAGCCTGCAGGACCTGAAGCCAGGCGAGTTCGGCGTGGTGATCGGCGAGATCACGGCCCGGCGCTTTCGCTTGAATGTCGGCGACAAGCTGACGCTGATCGTGCCGGAAGTCAGTAGCGCCCCCGGCGGTATCACCCCGCGCATGCAGCGCCTGAATGTGGTGGGGGTATTCAAGGTCGGTGCCGAGCTGGATGGCTCCATGGGCCTGATTCATGTGGCCGATGCCGCCGAAATGCAGCACTGGCAGCCGAACCAGGTGCAGAGCGTGCGCCTGGCGGTGAAGGATCTGTACGCTGCGCCGCAGGTTTCGGCGAGCATCGCCAAGGATCTGGGGGCGGACTTCAGGGCCGATGACTGGACCCATACCCAGGGCAGCCTGTTCAGCGCGATGAAGATGGAAAAGACCATGATCGGCCTGCTCCTGCTGATGATCGTCGCGGTGGCGGCCTTCAACATCATCGCCACCCTGATCATGGTGGTGAACGACAAGGGCGCGGATATCGCGATCCTGCGCACCATCGGCGCCACCCCGCGGCAGATCATGGCGATCTTCATGGTCCAGGGGACGGTGATCGGCATCGTCGGCACCCTGATCGGCGGCGTGCTGGGCGTCCTGGCGGCGCTGAACGTGAGCGAGCTGGTGGGGTGGCTGGAGCGCATCAGCGGCCAGCAGATCTTCAGCTCGGATGTGTACTTCGTCAGCAACCTGCCTTCGGAGCTGCAGGGCGGTGACGTGGCGTTGATCTGCAGCGCCGGGTTCATCTTGAGCTTCCTGGCCACCGTCTACCCGGCCTGGCGCGCTTCCAAGGTCGAGCCGGCCCAGGCGCTGCGCTACTCCTGA
- a CDS encoding heavy metal sensor histidine kinase, which produces MRRLSLSGRLALLFAACTAVVSLLAGVLFSRASEAHFIELDQQLLDSKLIALRSALQDVTTAADFPQHLARLQDELRHQPDLALRIDGADGQAWLDTLPPLDTPLPTPAGLHSLDLAGTAYRIYNAALVPGQASSPRLTLMLDITHHQHFLQRMQNLIWLTVGLSALATALLGAWAARSGLRPLRRMSVVAAGVSASSLTQRLPAEQMPAELAELAGSFNAMLGRLDESFQRLSAFSADIAHELRTPLSNLLTHTQVTLTRPRPIEDYREALHSNLEELQWMAQLVNDMLYLAKADHGLLAPRREMLDLAHETDVLLEFYGPLAEDAQVHLSREGSAQISGDRSMLRRALSNLLDNALRFTPATGWVKVQISERPRDLCLSIENSGEGIAKEVLPHLFDRFYRADPARREGSSEHAGLGLAITQSIVRAHGGQIHCESGQGWTRFVIELPKNT; this is translated from the coding sequence ATGCGCCGCCTGTCCTTGAGCGGGCGCCTGGCGCTGCTGTTCGCGGCCTGTACCGCCGTGGTGTCGCTGCTGGCCGGGGTACTGTTCAGCCGCGCCAGCGAGGCGCACTTCATCGAGCTGGACCAACAACTGCTGGACAGCAAGCTGATCGCCCTGCGCAGTGCATTGCAGGATGTCACCACGGCGGCTGACTTTCCCCAGCACCTGGCCAGGTTGCAGGATGAACTGCGCCATCAACCAGACCTGGCACTGCGAATCGACGGCGCCGACGGCCAGGCCTGGCTCGACACCCTGCCCCCGCTCGACACCCCACTGCCCACCCCAGCTGGCCTGCACAGCCTGGACCTGGCCGGAACCGCCTACCGGATCTACAACGCGGCGCTGGTTCCCGGCCAAGCCAGCTCCCCCAGGCTGACCCTGATGCTCGACATCACCCATCACCAGCATTTCCTGCAACGCATGCAGAACCTGATCTGGCTCACCGTAGGGTTGTCAGCCCTGGCCACCGCCCTGCTGGGCGCCTGGGCCGCTCGCAGTGGCCTGCGTCCGTTACGGCGCATGAGTGTGGTAGCCGCCGGAGTTTCCGCCAGCTCACTGACCCAGCGCTTGCCGGCAGAGCAGATGCCGGCCGAGCTGGCGGAACTGGCCGGCAGCTTCAACGCCATGCTCGGTCGCCTCGACGAGTCGTTCCAGCGCCTCTCGGCCTTCTCCGCCGACATCGCCCATGAACTGCGCACGCCGCTGTCCAACCTCTTGACCCACACCCAGGTCACCCTGACCCGGCCCAGGCCTATCGAGGACTACCGCGAAGCCCTGCACAGCAATCTCGAAGAACTGCAGTGGATGGCACAGTTGGTCAACGACATGCTGTACCTGGCCAAGGCCGACCACGGTCTACTGGCCCCTCGACGCGAAATGCTCGACCTGGCCCATGAGACCGACGTGCTGCTGGAGTTCTACGGCCCCCTGGCCGAGGACGCGCAAGTCCACCTCAGCCGCGAGGGCAGTGCCCAGATTTCCGGGGACCGCAGCATGCTGCGCCGGGCCCTGTCCAACCTGCTGGACAACGCCCTGCGCTTCACTCCAGCCACTGGCTGGGTCAAGGTGCAAATCAGCGAAAGGCCTCGGGATTTGTGCCTGAGCATCGAGAACAGTGGCGAAGGTATCGCCAAGGAAGTCCTGCCGCACCTGTTCGATCGCTTCTACCGGGCCGATCCGGCGCGGCGCGAAGGCAGCAGTGAGCATGCCGGGCTGGGGCTGGCCATCACCCAATCGATCGTCAGGGCCCATGGCGGGCAGATCCATTGCGAATCGGGCCAGGGCTGGACTCGCTTCGTGATTGAGCTCCCGAAGAACACCTGA
- a CDS encoding heavy metal response regulator transcription factor yields MKLLIVEDQPKTGQYLRQGLSEAGFNTELVADGTTGQHLALTGDYALLILDVMLPGRSGWQILQAVRSAGLEIPVLFLTARDAVEDRVHGLELGADDYLVKPFAFSELLARVRSLLRRGGSATQETSLQLADLRLDLIRRRVERGNQRIDLTAKEFALLEMLLRRQGEVLPKSLIASQVWDMNFDSDTNVIEVAIRRLRLKIDDDYPNKLIHTVRGMGYVLEERQA; encoded by the coding sequence ATGAAGCTACTGATCGTCGAAGACCAACCCAAGACCGGCCAATACCTGCGCCAGGGCCTGAGCGAAGCCGGCTTCAATACCGAACTGGTGGCGGACGGCACCACCGGCCAGCATCTGGCCCTGACCGGCGACTATGCACTGCTGATCCTTGATGTGATGCTCCCCGGCCGCAGTGGTTGGCAGATACTGCAAGCGGTGCGCAGCGCCGGCCTGGAGATACCGGTGCTGTTCCTCACCGCCCGGGATGCCGTTGAGGACCGCGTGCACGGATTGGAGCTGGGCGCCGACGACTACCTGGTCAAGCCCTTCGCCTTCTCCGAGTTGCTGGCCCGGGTGCGCAGCCTGCTGCGTCGTGGTGGTAGCGCCACCCAGGAAACCAGCCTGCAACTGGCCGACCTGCGCCTGGACCTGATCCGCCGCCGGGTGGAACGTGGCAACCAGCGCATCGACCTCACGGCCAAGGAGTTCGCCCTGCTGGAGATGCTCCTGCGACGCCAGGGCGAGGTCTTGCCCAAGTCGTTGATCGCCTCCCAGGTCTGGGACATGAACTTCGACAGCGACACCAACGTCATCGAAGTCGCGATCCGCCGCCTGCGCCTGAAGATCGATGACGATTACCCCAACAAGCTGATCCATACCGTGCGCGGCATGGGTTATGTGCTCGAAGAGCGCCAGGCCTGA
- the copI gene encoding copper-resistant cuproprotein CopI, with the protein MSMQSVLLQSRSFLGGCLMLLATPLWASPAASYDFGQPAPANKATRSIEVVMGDMSFTPKALEVKAGETVRFVLVNKGQLLHEFNLGDSAMHARHQQEMLQMQQSGMLTPTGMKAMEHGSMDHASMGHGAMPGMAPGMQHDDPNSVLVEPGKQAELTWTFSKSGSLEFACNIPGHYQAGMVGKLTVSP; encoded by the coding sequence ATGAGTATGCAAAGTGTGTTGTTGCAAAGCCGTTCCTTTCTTGGCGGCTGCCTGATGTTGTTGGCTACGCCGCTGTGGGCGTCGCCAGCGGCGTCCTATGACTTTGGCCAGCCGGCTCCGGCGAACAAGGCCACTCGCAGCATCGAAGTGGTGATGGGGGACATGTCGTTCACCCCCAAGGCGCTGGAGGTCAAGGCTGGCGAGACGGTGCGATTCGTACTGGTGAACAAGGGGCAGTTGCTGCATGAGTTCAACCTGGGCGATTCGGCGATGCATGCCCGGCACCAGCAGGAAATGCTGCAGATGCAGCAGAGTGGCATGCTGACTCCCACCGGTATGAAGGCCATGGAGCACGGCTCGATGGATCATGCCTCGATGGGGCATGGCGCCATGCCCGGGATGGCCCCGGGCATGCAGCACGACGATCCCAATAGCGTGCTGGTGGAGCCGGGCAAGCAGGCCGAGCTGACCTGGACCTTCAGCAAGAGCGGTAGCCTGGAGTTCGCCTGCAATATCCCAGGGCACTACCAGGCCGGGATGGTGGGCAAGTTGACGGTCAGTCCGTAG
- the queF gene encoding NADPH-dependent 7-cyano-7-deazaguanine reductase QueF (Catalyzes the NADPH-dependent reduction of 7-cyano-7-deazaguanine (preQ0) to 7-aminomethyl-7-deazaguanine (preQ1) in queuosine biosynthesis): protein MHPAAEHSPLGKSSEYISTYTPSLLFPIPRAAKWAELGLSAETLPYKGVDFWNCFELSWLLPSGKPVVAIAEFSIPADSPNIIESKSFKLYLNSLNQTPFADRATLEATLGKDLSAAAGKPVGVRVRSLGEVEAQGLVALPGVCIDDLDISVDSYEHPRPELLRCDSSQVVEESLHSHLLKSNCPVTSQPDWGSVVVQYRGAALDHASLLAYLVSFRQHSDFHEQCVERIFLDLQRLLKPQKLTVYARYVRRGGLDINPYRSTETMDFTNQRLVRQ, encoded by the coding sequence ATGCATCCCGCAGCCGAACATTCGCCGCTGGGCAAATCCAGTGAATACATCTCCACCTACACACCCTCGTTGCTGTTCCCGATTCCTCGGGCAGCGAAATGGGCCGAGCTGGGCTTGAGCGCCGAGACCTTGCCTTACAAGGGGGTGGATTTCTGGAATTGCTTCGAGCTGTCCTGGCTGTTGCCCTCGGGCAAGCCGGTGGTGGCCATCGCCGAGTTCAGTATTCCCGCCGACTCGCCGAACATCATCGAGTCCAAGTCCTTCAAGCTGTACCTCAACTCGCTGAACCAGACGCCGTTCGCCGACCGGGCCACGCTCGAAGCGACCCTGGGCAAGGATCTTTCGGCTGCCGCGGGCAAGCCGGTGGGCGTGCGGGTCCGCAGCTTGGGTGAGGTCGAGGCGCAGGGGTTGGTGGCGCTGCCGGGCGTGTGCATCGACGACCTGGATATCAGTGTCGACAGCTATGAGCATCCGCGTCCCGAGCTGCTGCGCTGCGACAGCTCGCAGGTGGTGGAGGAAAGCTTGCACAGCCATCTGCTCAAGTCCAACTGCCCGGTGACCAGCCAGCCGGATTGGGGCAGCGTGGTGGTGCAATACCGTGGTGCGGCCCTGGATCACGCCAGCCTGCTGGCCTATCTGGTGAGTTTCCGCCAGCACTCGGACTTCCATGAGCAGTGCGTGGAGCGGATCTTCCTCGACCTGCAGCGCCTGCTCAAGCCGCAGAAGCTCACTGTCTATGCGCGCTACGTGCGCCGCGGCGGGTTGGATATCAACCCTTACCGCAGTACCGAAACGATGGATTTCACCAACCAGCGCCTGGTACGCCAGTAA
- a CDS encoding DUF4404 family protein: MPARELQEQLDTLREQLEQNPPLSPAERENLQELMQQIEVQLKLESSTHDASLADGVNLAVERFELEHPAIAGTLRNIVQTLGNIGI; the protein is encoded by the coding sequence ATGCCTGCCCGCGAACTGCAAGAACAACTCGACACCCTGCGCGAGCAATTGGAACAGAACCCACCGCTTTCGCCCGCCGAACGCGAGAACCTGCAGGAGCTGATGCAACAGATCGAAGTGCAGCTCAAGCTGGAGAGCAGCACCCATGACGCCAGCCTCGCCGATGGTGTCAACCTGGCTGTGGAGCGGTTCGAACTGGAACATCCCGCCATTGCCGGAACCCTGCGCAACATCGTCCAGACCCTGGGCAACATCGGCATCTGA
- a CDS encoding phosphatase, translating to MPHAEPSGLPHRPLTAVLFGLSGCLVDFGARLRLQSSMQPTAEQALATPGALDTLHHLRQRGIPCAWLEQLSPAQARHLSASLPEWIHPAPNACNPWPAPDACWQALMALKVKGLDGCVLVSGEPHLLQSGLNAGLWTIGLASCGSLCGMTPSEWQALDQQERELKRGKATMQLFGLGVHSVIDHLGDLNTCLADIELRRLKGEKP from the coding sequence ATGCCCCACGCCGAGCCTTCGGGCCTCCCCCATCGCCCCCTGACAGCAGTGCTTTTCGGGCTCAGCGGCTGCCTGGTGGACTTCGGCGCCCGCCTGCGCCTGCAATCCTCCATGCAACCTACAGCCGAACAAGCCCTGGCCACCCCTGGCGCGCTGGACACCCTGCACCACCTGCGCCAGCGAGGCATTCCCTGCGCCTGGCTCGAGCAGCTCTCCCCGGCCCAGGCCCGCCACCTGAGCGCCTCCCTGCCGGAATGGATCCACCCAGCGCCGAACGCCTGTAATCCCTGGCCCGCCCCGGATGCTTGCTGGCAAGCACTGATGGCACTCAAGGTCAAAGGCCTGGACGGTTGCGTCCTGGTCAGCGGTGAACCACACCTGCTGCAATCGGGGCTCAATGCCGGGCTCTGGACCATCGGCCTGGCATCCTGCGGCTCCCTGTGCGGCATGACGCCCAGTGAATGGCAGGCACTGGACCAGCAGGAGCGCGAGCTCAAGCGGGGCAAGGCGACGATGCAACTCTTCGGTTTGGGCGTGCACTCGGTGATCGATCACCTGGGCGACCTGAATACTTGCCTGGCGGATATCGAGCTGCGCCGGCTCAAGGGTGAAAAACCCTGA